One window from the genome of Candidatus Binataceae bacterium encodes:
- the polX gene encoding DNA polymerase/3'-5' exonuclease PolX codes for MMQNAEVAKVLDEVAEMLEVQGENFFRVRAYRNAARAIRDHPTAVAELDAEALQEIPGIGADLAGKIVTLVKTGDFDLHRELVAKVPSGLLELLNVPGLGPKRVKLLAERLKVRDGASLLKAVKAGQLKGIRGFGPKMEQQILRALSAGEAEAPKRMLYRDAAGIAAALEEHLRKSPAVEKAEVAGSFRRKCETIGDLDVLAASAEPARVTAHFLKFDRIARTLGSGETKSTVVLRGGLQVDLRVVSLASYGAALAYFTGSKAHNVHLRRIAQARGMLLNEYGLFRGDKPIAGKDEQGIYRALGLPWIPPELREDRGEIEAAENGRLPKLIERADLRGDLHTHSTWTDGRSSVEEMVRAAKRAGLEYLALTDHSRHLTMVHGLDPQRLRQQARELERVRAAVHGIAVLHGIEVDILDDGSLDLPDDALAELDWVVASVHFKLNQPAREMTRRLVKALRNPHVDVVGHPSNRLLHERAASNFEMGEVMKVAREEGCALEVNSQPERLDLTDTACRAACQAGVRLVISSDSHHTSGFGLLEFGVAQARRGWVEAVDVLNTQPLAALRRNRRSA; via the coding sequence ATGATGCAGAACGCGGAAGTCGCAAAGGTTCTCGACGAGGTGGCCGAGATGCTCGAGGTCCAGGGCGAGAATTTCTTCCGCGTCCGCGCGTACCGCAACGCCGCTCGCGCCATCCGTGACCATCCGACGGCCGTCGCAGAGCTCGACGCCGAAGCGCTCCAGGAGATTCCTGGCATCGGGGCCGACCTCGCCGGCAAAATCGTCACCCTGGTCAAGACCGGCGACTTCGACCTCCATCGCGAGCTGGTCGCCAAGGTTCCAAGCGGCCTGCTCGAACTGCTCAACGTGCCGGGGCTCGGCCCCAAGCGGGTCAAACTTCTGGCCGAGCGGCTCAAAGTGCGCGACGGCGCTAGCCTGCTCAAGGCGGTCAAGGCGGGGCAGCTCAAGGGCATTCGCGGCTTCGGCCCCAAGATGGAACAGCAGATCCTGCGCGCGCTATCGGCGGGTGAAGCGGAGGCCCCCAAGCGGATGCTCTATCGGGACGCGGCTGGAATCGCCGCCGCGCTCGAAGAGCATTTGAGAAAGTCACCCGCGGTGGAAAAGGCCGAGGTGGCCGGCAGCTTCCGCCGCAAGTGCGAAACGATCGGCGACCTCGACGTGCTCGCCGCTTCGGCCGAGCCCGCGCGGGTGACCGCGCACTTTCTTAAATTCGACCGGATCGCGCGCACCTTGGGCAGCGGCGAAACCAAGAGCACGGTCGTGCTCAGGGGCGGCCTCCAGGTTGACCTGCGGGTGGTCTCGCTCGCCAGTTACGGCGCCGCGCTCGCCTACTTCACCGGCTCGAAGGCGCACAATGTCCATCTGCGGCGTATCGCGCAGGCGCGCGGGATGCTGCTCAACGAATACGGTCTGTTCCGCGGCGACAAGCCGATCGCGGGCAAAGACGAGCAGGGCATCTATCGTGCCCTAGGACTGCCGTGGATTCCGCCTGAGCTGCGCGAAGACCGCGGCGAGATCGAAGCCGCAGAGAACGGCCGCCTGCCCAAGCTCATCGAGCGCGCCGACCTGCGCGGCGATCTGCATACTCATTCGACCTGGACCGACGGCCGCTCCTCGGTCGAGGAGATGGTGCGGGCGGCCAAGCGCGCCGGGCTCGAATATCTGGCGCTGACCGACCACTCGCGCCATCTGACGATGGTGCACGGGCTTGACCCGCAGCGCTTGCGCCAGCAGGCGCGCGAACTCGAGCGCGTGCGCGCCGCCGTTCACGGCATCGCCGTTCTCCATGGCATCGAGGTCGACATCCTCGACGACGGCAGCCTCGACCTGCCCGACGACGCGCTGGCCGAGCTCGACTGGGTGGTCGCCTCAGTGCACTTCAAGCTCAACCAGCCAGCGCGCGAGATGACCCGCCGGCTTGTCAAGGCGCTCCGCAACCCGCACGTCGATGTCGTCGGCCACCCGAGCAACCGCCTGCTCCACGAGCGCGCGGCGAGCAACTTTGAGATGGGCGAGGTGATGAAGGTGGCGCGCGAGGAGGGATGCGCGCTGGAGGTCAATTCACAGCCCGAGCGGCTCGATCTGACCGACACCGCGTGCCGCGCGGCGTGTCAGGCTGGCGTCAGGCTCGTCATCTCCAGCGACTCCCATCACACCAGCGGCTTCGGCCTGCTCGAATTTGGCGTGGCGCAGGCGCGCCGCGGATGGGTCGAGGCGGTGGACGTGCTCAATACGCAGCCGTTGGCCGCGCTGCGCCGCAATCGCCGCAGCGCGTGA
- a CDS encoding OB-fold domain-containing protein, translating to MAQYPKPLPAVTPLNAPFWEGLKRRELRLQRCDGCSRMWYPPGPLCPYCWSDKFTWRRLCGRGRVNSWVVFHQAYFKSFEAELPYNVAEVELEEGPRLLTNLVGVRNEEIRAGMAVEVVFEDATEEITLAKFKPAAADRN from the coding sequence ATGGCGCAATACCCGAAGCCGCTGCCCGCCGTGACCCCGCTCAACGCGCCGTTTTGGGAGGGTCTTAAGCGGCGCGAGCTGCGGCTCCAGCGATGCGACGGATGCAGCCGGATGTGGTATCCGCCGGGGCCGCTGTGTCCGTACTGCTGGTCGGACAAGTTCACGTGGAGGCGGCTTTGCGGGCGCGGGCGAGTGAACTCCTGGGTCGTTTTCCATCAGGCCTACTTCAAGAGCTTCGAGGCCGAGCTGCCCTACAACGTCGCCGAGGTCGAGCTTGAAGAGGGGCCGCGGCTGCTCACCAACCTGGTCGGCGTGCGCAACGAGGAGATCCGGGCTGGGATGGCGGTCGAGGTCGTCTTCGAGGACGCGACCGAGGAAATCACGCTCGCCAAGTTCAAACCCGCCGCCGCTGATCGCAATTAG
- a CDS encoding NAD(P)/FAD-dependent oxidoreductase, whose amino-acid sequence MSSKSVIVLGAGLAGLAAAYELSEAGHTVCVLEARSRPGGRVHTLRDPFAEGMHAEAGAFAFVPSAPDYVMNYVRRFGLAITPAVPNEVSGLGVVYHFRGRRVPESVQMDWPLGLSDEERRIGLPAMRSRYLRSAVDEVIRAAGAGDLEGVLRKYDRYSFAEFLDQVGASPEAGELMAVTDWDPVGEKLDERSALDVLAQTACYGAFRGQRYSIVGGNDRLPRAFAERLGERVRYGAAAARIEQNRRGVRAVYIQGGREAAVEADYLVCSLPLPALRAIETSPPLAALKRRAIEELPYSCVTSIALQCRTRFWGEAGLAGSAFTDLPISLLWDGTDSQRTRRGILQGVMTGARARHALALPHERRVELILDSAEKVFPPLRSWCEGVEYRCWDEEPCSRGANAWFRTGQMTALMPALAQAEGRFYFAGEHGGSLLLHGSAQGALESGLRAAREIIAA is encoded by the coding sequence ATGTCCTCAAAAAGCGTCATCGTGCTGGGCGCTGGTCTGGCCGGTCTGGCCGCAGCCTACGAACTGAGCGAAGCCGGCCACACGGTATGCGTCCTGGAAGCGCGTAGCCGGCCCGGCGGCCGGGTGCATACGCTGCGAGACCCCTTCGCCGAAGGGATGCATGCCGAGGCGGGCGCATTCGCCTTCGTCCCCTCCGCGCCTGACTATGTGATGAACTACGTCAGACGCTTTGGCTTGGCGATAACGCCCGCCGTTCCGAACGAAGTGAGCGGGCTCGGAGTCGTGTATCACTTTCGCGGCCGGCGTGTGCCCGAGTCCGTGCAGATGGACTGGCCGCTCGGGCTTTCCGACGAGGAGCGGCGGATCGGATTGCCCGCGATGCGCAGCCGCTATCTGCGCTCCGCCGTCGATGAGGTGATTCGCGCCGCCGGCGCCGGCGATCTCGAAGGCGTCCTCCGAAAGTATGACCGCTACTCGTTTGCCGAGTTCCTCGACCAAGTTGGAGCGTCGCCCGAGGCGGGTGAACTGATGGCGGTCACCGACTGGGACCCGGTGGGCGAAAAGCTCGACGAGCGTTCGGCGCTCGACGTTCTGGCGCAGACCGCCTGCTACGGCGCCTTTCGCGGCCAGCGCTATTCGATTGTCGGCGGCAACGACCGGCTGCCCCGGGCGTTCGCCGAGCGCCTCGGCGAGCGCGTGCGCTACGGTGCGGCCGCGGCGCGGATCGAGCAAAATCGCCGCGGCGTGCGCGCGGTGTACATCCAGGGCGGCAGGGAAGCGGCGGTCGAGGCGGACTACCTCGTATGCAGCCTGCCGTTGCCCGCCCTGCGTGCGATCGAAACCTCGCCCCCCTTGGCCGCGCTCAAGCGCAGAGCGATCGAGGAGTTGCCGTATTCTTGCGTGACATCGATCGCGCTTCAGTGCCGCACCCGCTTCTGGGGCGAGGCAGGGCTCGCCGGCAGCGCCTTCACCGATCTGCCGATAAGCCTGCTGTGGGACGGCACCGACAGCCAGCGCACCCGGCGCGGAATTCTCCAGGGAGTGATGACCGGCGCGCGCGCGCGGCACGCGCTCGCACTCCCGCACGAGCGGCGGGTCGAGTTGATCCTCGATAGCGCCGAGAAGGTCTTCCCGCCGCTGCGAAGCTGGTGCGAAGGCGTGGAGTACCGATGCTGGGACGAAGAGCCGTGCTCACGTGGAGCCAACGCCTGGTTCAGAACTGGGCAGATGACCGCGCTGATGCCGGCGCTGGCGCAGGCCGAGGGGCGCTTTTACTTCGCTGGCGAGCACGGCGGCTCGCTGCTGCTGCATGGCTCGGCGCAGGGGGCACTGGAATCCGGCCTCCGCGCTGCCCGCGAGATCATCGCCGCGTAA
- a CDS encoding CoA transferase has protein sequence MPNNPRMLEGYRVLDFTQFVAGPTCTRVLGEMGAEVIKVELAPAGDRVRAGGLKPLTPEYKDSSQSTYYLQHNHSKLSFAVDMNKPGARELIYALIPKIDVVVENYAPGIIKKMGFGYEELRKLNPRIIMCSISALGQSGPLSHKVGYDYMGQAYAAVTDGIGEADRAPAVVTMAIGDVSTGMSAAMAVGFALLHRERTGEGQYLDASILDTYFHMHEANVPMVSLRGNKYRPTRNGSQHPGGGPTGIFHYRDGQYIYLAVMPHQWPQLVRAMGMPELASDPRFRSARGRRDNNDALKDIIENWLATFPSRDDALAALDKERVACAPVLTLNEAMEHPHLRARKTVRRVRDRFLGDVDIPGLPVKFSAWPDKLDVRAALLGEDNERVLRELLGMDDSRIRELYAQGVLVRDPVLEAQPQIQAS, from the coding sequence ATGCCGAACAATCCGCGGATGCTCGAAGGTTACCGGGTGCTCGACTTCACCCAGTTCGTCGCCGGCCCCACCTGCACGCGCGTGCTGGGCGAGATGGGTGCCGAGGTGATCAAGGTCGAGCTGGCCCCGGCCGGCGACCGCGTGCGCGCCGGCGGGCTCAAGCCGTTGACTCCCGAGTACAAGGACTCCAGCCAGAGCACCTATTACCTCCAGCATAACCACAGCAAGCTCAGCTTCGCCGTGGACATGAACAAGCCCGGCGCCCGCGAGCTCATCTACGCACTGATCCCGAAGATCGACGTCGTGGTGGAGAACTACGCGCCCGGGATTATCAAGAAGATGGGCTTCGGCTACGAGGAGCTGCGCAAGCTCAACCCGCGGATCATCATGTGCTCGATCTCGGCGCTCGGGCAGAGCGGCCCGCTCTCGCACAAGGTCGGCTACGACTACATGGGCCAGGCCTACGCTGCAGTCACCGACGGCATCGGCGAGGCCGACCGCGCGCCGGCGGTGGTGACGATGGCGATCGGCGACGTCTCGACCGGGATGTCGGCGGCGATGGCGGTGGGCTTCGCCCTACTGCATCGCGAGCGCACCGGCGAGGGCCAGTACCTCGACGCGTCGATCCTCGACACCTACTTCCACATGCACGAGGCGAACGTGCCGATGGTTTCGCTGCGCGGCAACAAATATCGCCCGACGCGCAACGGCTCGCAGCATCCGGGCGGCGGTCCCACCGGAATTTTCCACTACCGCGACGGCCAGTACATTTATCTCGCCGTGATGCCGCATCAGTGGCCGCAGCTGGTGCGCGCGATGGGGATGCCTGAGCTGGCCAGCGACCCGCGCTTTCGCAGCGCGCGCGGCCGGCGCGACAACAACGACGCGCTCAAGGATATTATCGAGAACTGGCTCGCCACCTTCCCCAGCCGCGACGACGCGCTCGCCGCGCTCGACAAGGAGCGCGTGGCCTGCGCGCCCGTGCTCACGCTCAACGAGGCGATGGAGCATCCGCATCTGCGCGCGCGCAAGACCGTGCGCCGGGTCAGGGACCGGTTCCTCGGGGACGTGGATATCCCGGGCCTGCCGGTGAAGTTCTCGGCGTGGCCCGACAAACTCGACGTGCGCGCGGCGCTGCTCGGTGAGGACAACGAGCGCGTGCTGCGCGAGCTGCTTGGGATGGACGACAGCCGCATCCGCGAGCTCTACGCGCAGGGCGTGCTGGTGCGCGACCCGGTGCTCGAGGCGCAGCCGCAGATCCAGGCCTCGTAG
- a CDS encoding thiolase family protein, giving the protein MQGWQFKDSAAIAGVGNSAYGRRLNRSAIDLAAEAIRAALADAGMGRDDLDGLIVTFGSPIGADADTLAQVMGLRLRAYNQTWAHGRFTASAVQWAAMMVAAGLANAVACLAAVSFSAMRRPMMGGGGDREGAREAGGGHGEDPVYGMTSPGAGAALVARRYFERYGASSRELAAVAVAMRRHAVMNPAAIMREPITADDHQRSRLVCEPLHLLDYCLINDGAACVIVTSAERARDLRKPPVYIGGMQALPAGHHEFIWAYPGFGVGQQEVFDYAAGEQPVYRMAGISQRDVDVLFTYDAFSILVWMALERWGFCKPGEAAAFTQGGQIEVGGALPINTNGGLLSEAHIMGWNHQVEAVRQLRGECGERQVKDAKVAQWANVYGDSLIYHR; this is encoded by the coding sequence ATGCAGGGTTGGCAATTCAAAGACAGTGCCGCTATCGCCGGCGTCGGCAATTCCGCCTACGGCCGCAGACTCAACCGCAGCGCGATCGACCTCGCCGCCGAGGCCATCCGCGCCGCGCTCGCCGACGCCGGCATGGGCCGCGACGATCTCGACGGCCTGATTGTCACTTTCGGCTCGCCGATCGGCGCCGACGCCGACACGCTGGCGCAGGTGATGGGGCTAAGGCTGCGCGCCTACAACCAGACCTGGGCGCACGGCCGCTTCACCGCGAGCGCCGTGCAGTGGGCGGCGATGATGGTGGCGGCGGGGTTAGCCAACGCGGTCGCCTGTCTGGCTGCGGTTAGCTTCTCCGCGATGCGCCGGCCGATGATGGGCGGCGGCGGCGACCGCGAAGGCGCACGCGAGGCCGGCGGCGGCCACGGCGAGGACCCGGTCTATGGGATGACCTCGCCGGGTGCGGGCGCCGCGCTGGTCGCCCGCCGCTACTTCGAGCGCTACGGGGCGAGCAGCCGCGAGCTCGCCGCCGTGGCCGTCGCGATGCGCCGACACGCCGTGATGAACCCGGCCGCGATCATGCGCGAGCCGATCACCGCCGACGACCATCAGCGCTCGCGTTTGGTGTGCGAGCCGCTCCACCTGCTCGACTACTGCCTTATCAACGACGGCGCCGCCTGCGTGATCGTGACCAGCGCCGAGCGCGCGCGCGACCTGCGCAAGCCGCCAGTTTATATCGGCGGGATGCAGGCGCTGCCCGCCGGCCATCACGAGTTCATCTGGGCCTACCCGGGCTTCGGCGTCGGCCAGCAGGAAGTCTTCGACTACGCGGCGGGTGAGCAGCCGGTGTACCGGATGGCGGGAATTTCGCAGCGCGATGTCGACGTATTGTTCACCTACGACGCATTTTCGATCCTGGTCTGGATGGCGCTCGAGCGGTGGGGCTTCTGCAAGCCCGGCGAAGCGGCAGCCTTCACCCAGGGCGGGCAAATCGAAGTCGGCGGTGCGCTACCGATCAACACCAACGGCGGACTGCTTTCCGAGGCCCACATCATGGGCTGGAACCATCAGGTCGAAGCGGTACGCCAGCTACGCGGCGAATGCGGGGAGCGCCAGGTCAAGGACGCCAAAGTCGCGCAGTGGGCCAACGTATATGGCGACTCGTTGATCTACCATCGCTAG
- the dnaK gene encoding molecular chaperone DnaK — protein MAKVIGIDLGTTNSCVAVMEGGDPVVIANSEGSRTTPSVVAFTDAGERLVGQIARRQAITNPTNTVFAIKRLMGRRYEDAEVQKALKVLPYKVVRNDDGAAWVEIRGKKYSPPEISAFILQKMKQTAEDYLGEKVTEAVITVPAYFNDSQRQATKDAGRIAGLNVLRIINEPTAASLAYGLDKKKDEKIAVFDLGGGTFDISILEIGDGVFEVKATNGDTFLGGEDFDQRVIDYLADEFRKDQGIDLRKDRMALQRLKEAAEKAKMELSTVMETDINLPFITADQSGPKHLNIKLTRAKLEALCADLLDRLEQPCITALKDAGLRPSDINEVVLVGGMTRMPAVQERVRKLFGKEGHKGVNPDEVVAVGAAIQGGVLKGEVKDVLLLDVTPLSLGIETLGGVFTKLIEKNTTIPTRKSQIFSTAQDNQTAVTIRVFQGEREMAADNKLLGQFDLIGIPPAPRGLPQIEVTFDIDANGIVNVHAKDLGTNKEQSIRITASSGLTEEEIKRMVSEAEQHAADDHQRRQLAEARNKLDNLVYTTEKTLKEHGGALDEGSRKSVEDALAAAKSKIESKDLDEINRATEALVNASHKLAEVMYSKTRQGAAGGAQAGADGHGAEGATARGEEKKEDVVDADFKEVK, from the coding sequence ATGGCAAAAGTAATCGGAATCGATCTCGGCACGACCAACAGCTGCGTGGCCGTGATGGAGGGTGGCGACCCCGTAGTCATCGCCAATTCTGAGGGCAGCCGGACCACGCCTTCGGTCGTCGCCTTTACGGATGCGGGTGAGCGGCTGGTAGGGCAAATCGCCCGCCGCCAGGCAATCACGAACCCGACTAACACGGTCTTCGCGATAAAGCGTCTGATGGGGCGGCGGTACGAGGACGCCGAGGTCCAGAAGGCGCTCAAAGTGCTGCCCTACAAGGTGGTGCGCAACGACGACGGCGCGGCGTGGGTCGAGATTCGCGGCAAGAAGTACAGCCCACCCGAGATTTCGGCCTTCATCCTTCAGAAGATGAAGCAGACCGCAGAGGACTACCTTGGTGAGAAGGTCACCGAGGCGGTCATTACCGTCCCGGCCTACTTCAACGACAGCCAGCGCCAGGCGACCAAGGACGCCGGGCGGATCGCCGGCCTCAACGTCCTGCGCATCATCAACGAGCCCACGGCGGCGTCGCTCGCCTACGGGCTGGACAAGAAGAAGGACGAGAAGATCGCGGTCTTCGACCTCGGCGGCGGCACTTTCGACATCTCGATCCTCGAGATCGGCGACGGTGTCTTCGAAGTCAAGGCGACCAACGGCGACACCTTCCTCGGTGGCGAGGACTTCGATCAGCGTGTCATCGACTATCTCGCCGACGAGTTCCGCAAGGACCAGGGGATCGACCTGCGCAAGGACCGGATGGCGCTGCAGCGGCTCAAGGAGGCCGCCGAGAAGGCCAAGATGGAGCTCTCCACAGTGATGGAGACCGACATCAACCTGCCCTTCATCACCGCCGACCAGTCCGGCCCCAAGCATCTCAACATCAAGCTGACCCGGGCCAAGCTCGAGGCGCTGTGCGCCGACCTGCTCGACCGGCTCGAACAGCCCTGCATCACCGCGCTCAAGGACGCGGGCCTGCGCCCCAGCGACATCAACGAGGTCGTGCTGGTGGGCGGGATGACCCGGATGCCGGCGGTGCAGGAGCGCGTGCGCAAGCTCTTCGGCAAGGAAGGCCATAAGGGGGTCAACCCGGACGAAGTGGTCGCAGTGGGCGCGGCGATTCAGGGCGGCGTGCTCAAGGGCGAGGTCAAGGACGTTCTGCTGCTCGACGTTACCCCGCTGTCGCTGGGGATCGAGACGCTGGGCGGCGTGTTCACCAAGCTCATTGAGAAGAACACCACGATTCCAACCCGCAAGAGCCAGATCTTCTCGACCGCCCAGGACAACCAGACTGCGGTTACGATCCGGGTCTTCCAGGGCGAGCGCGAGATGGCGGCCGACAACAAGTTGCTCGGCCAGTTCGACCTGATCGGGATTCCGCCGGCGCCGCGCGGCCTGCCGCAGATCGAGGTCACCTTCGACATCGACGCCAACGGCATCGTCAACGTCCACGCCAAGGATCTCGGCACCAACAAGGAGCAGTCGATTCGGATCACCGCCTCCTCGGGCCTGACCGAGGAGGAGATCAAGCGGATGGTGAGCGAGGCCGAGCAGCACGCGGCTGACGACCATCAGCGCCGCCAGCTCGCCGAGGCGCGCAACAAGCTGGACAACCTTGTTTACACCACCGAGAAAACGCTCAAGGAGCACGGTGGCGCGCTGGACGAGGGCTCGCGCAAGTCGGTCGAGGACGCGCTCGCGGCGGCCAAGAGCAAAATCGAATCCAAGGATCTCGACGAGATCAACCGCGCCACCGAGGCGCTGGTCAACGCGTCGCACAAGCTGGCGGAGGTGATGTACAGCAAGACCCGTCAGGGTGCGGCGGGCGGCGCCCAGGCGGGCGCTGACGGCCACGGGGCCGAGGGCGCGACGGCGCGTGGCGAAGAAAAGAAGGAAGACGTGGTCGATGCCGACTTCAAGGAAGTGAAGTAG
- the dnaJ gene encoding molecular chaperone DnaJ, which yields MPPASKRDYYEVLGVARGASEEEFKKAYRRLAIQYHPDRNPGDKAAEERFKEINEAYQVLSDPERRAQYDRYGHAAFQGPQGGGFGFEFTQGFEEVFSDIFGDFFGTGRGRTRSRSRRGDDLRYDLEIEFEEAARGTEKVIKFQRLATCDACRGTRARGGGSEGVRTCPNCRGTGQVRTQQGFFSIATTCGNCRGEGMIIADPCPKCQGQGRVRRQESLSVRIPPGVDNGSRLKLRGEGEAGWAGGLAGDLYVVVHVKEHPLFVRQENDVIIEVPVSFPQAALGTEIEVPTLDGKVKLKIQAGTQSGKVFRLKGKGFPDLHGYGRGDQLVRVVIETPRRLTPRQRELLEEFARIDGEAVNHPLSKGFVDKLKEMFG from the coding sequence ATGCCTCCCGCCTCCAAACGCGACTACTACGAAGTCCTCGGCGTGGCGCGCGGCGCCAGCGAGGAGGAATTCAAAAAAGCCTACCGCCGCCTCGCCATCCAGTACCATCCCGACCGTAATCCGGGCGACAAGGCCGCCGAGGAGCGCTTCAAGGAGATCAACGAGGCCTACCAAGTGCTCTCCGATCCCGAGCGGCGCGCGCAGTACGACCGCTACGGCCACGCCGCCTTCCAGGGTCCGCAAGGCGGCGGCTTCGGCTTCGAGTTCACCCAGGGCTTCGAGGAAGTCTTCTCCGACATCTTCGGCGACTTCTTCGGCACCGGGCGCGGACGCACCCGCTCGCGCTCGCGGCGCGGCGACGACCTGCGCTACGACCTCGAGATCGAGTTCGAGGAGGCGGCGCGCGGCACCGAGAAGGTCATCAAATTCCAGCGCCTGGCGACCTGCGACGCCTGCCGCGGGACGCGCGCGCGGGGCGGCGGCAGCGAAGGCGTGCGCACCTGCCCCAACTGCCGTGGAACGGGCCAGGTCCGCACCCAACAGGGATTCTTTTCAATTGCGACCACCTGTGGCAATTGTCGCGGCGAGGGAATGATCATCGCCGATCCCTGTCCCAAGTGTCAGGGGCAGGGACGGGTGCGCCGCCAGGAATCGCTCTCGGTGCGGATTCCGCCCGGGGTAGACAATGGCTCGCGGCTCAAGCTGCGCGGCGAGGGCGAGGCAGGATGGGCCGGCGGGCTGGCGGGCGACCTCTACGTCGTGGTCCACGTCAAAGAGCATCCGCTCTTCGTGCGCCAGGAAAACGACGTCATTATCGAGGTTCCGGTCAGCTTTCCGCAGGCCGCGCTCGGTACCGAGATCGAGGTCCCCACGCTTGACGGCAAGGTCAAGCTGAAAATCCAGGCCGGCACGCAGTCGGGCAAGGTCTTCCGGCTCAAGGGCAAGGGCTTCCCGGACCTCCACGGCTACGGCCGCGGCGACCAGCTCGTGCGCGTGGTGATCGAGACTCCGCGGCGGCTGACCCCGCGCCAGCGCGAGCTGCTTGAGGAGTTCGCGCGCATCGACGGCGAGGCCGTCAACCATCCACTCTCCAAGGGCTTCGTAGACAAGCTCAAGGAGATGTTCGGGTAA
- the grpE gene encoding nucleotide exchange factor GrpE: MSKTKDDKHRVPTAGASDPGASESQGLGEEQAAIEGAADPRGQAGGDGAAKAAPNSELEALRAQVAEKEREIAELKDKYLRALADGENARKRIRQQSEENIRLQRENLLRELLPIIDNLERAVDAARGGGNGKPIVEGVEMVLRSLLDLLRRHGVTPQEAVGQPFNPQFHEAADHIESDQYAPNTVIREFHRGYQIGERVLRPARVVVAKGRSDGSGEQKDGEGGDGSVESQ, translated from the coding sequence ATGAGCAAAACTAAAGATGACAAGCATCGCGTCCCCACCGCGGGCGCTTCCGACCCCGGAGCCTCCGAGTCGCAGGGGCTCGGCGAGGAACAGGCTGCGATTGAAGGCGCTGCCGACCCCAGAGGGCAAGCGGGCGGCGACGGCGCCGCGAAGGCCGCACCCAACTCCGAGCTTGAGGCCCTGCGCGCTCAAGTTGCCGAAAAGGAGCGCGAAATCGCTGAGCTCAAAGACAAGTACCTTCGCGCGCTGGCTGACGGCGAAAACGCCCGCAAGCGCATCCGCCAGCAGAGCGAGGAGAACATCCGGCTTCAGCGCGAGAACCTCTTGCGCGAGCTGTTACCCATAATCGATAACCTCGAACGCGCGGTGGACGCGGCGCGCGGCGGCGGCAACGGCAAGCCGATCGTAGAGGGAGTCGAGATGGTGCTTCGCTCGCTGCTCGACCTTCTGCGCCGCCACGGCGTCACGCCGCAGGAGGCGGTCGGTCAACCCTTCAACCCACAATTCCACGAGGCGGCCGACCACATCGAGAGCGACCAGTACGCGCCCAACACGGTCATCCGCGAGTTCCACCGCGGCTACCAAATCGGCGAGCGCGTTCTGCGTCCGGCGCGGGTGGTGGTGGCAAAGGGGCGCAGCGACGGCTCAGGGGAGCAAAAAGATGGCGAAGGCGGAGACGGCAGCGTTGAAAGCCAATAA
- a CDS encoding CBS domain-containing protein yields MQVERIMIRDVKTCSANDTLNRAAQLMWENDCGCIPVIAADGDGRVIGIVTDRDICMAAYTQGRPLFEIPVASAMARKVIACSPTDDLKRAETLMHDNQIRRLPVLDERGRLLGIISINDIAREAARERASRRGAVEVSDAEIGYTFEGICQPHRHDGPAA; encoded by the coding sequence ATGCAGGTCGAAAGGATTATGATTCGCGACGTCAAGACGTGCAGTGCGAACGACACGCTCAATCGCGCCGCCCAACTGATGTGGGAGAACGATTGCGGCTGTATCCCGGTTATCGCGGCGGACGGCGACGGCCGGGTGATCGGGATAGTCACCGATCGCGATATCTGCATGGCGGCGTACACCCAAGGACGGCCGCTGTTCGAGATCCCGGTGGCGAGCGCGATGGCGCGTAAGGTCATCGCCTGCTCACCCACCGACGACCTCAAGCGCGCAGAGACGCTGATGCATGACAACCAGATCCGGCGGCTGCCCGTGCTCGACGAGCGCGGCCGCTTGCTCGGCATCATTTCGATCAACGATATCGCGCGCGAGGCCGCTCGCGAGCGCGCCTCCCGCCGCGGCGCGGTCGAAGTGTCCGACGCCGAGATCGGCTACACCTTCGAGGGTATCTGTCAGCCCCATCGCCACGATGGGCCCGCCGCTTGA